A stretch of DNA from Mycobacterium senriense:
CGTCCGCGAAGGCTGACCGACGAGCGATCTCTGTGGCTGTCATGTGACGGACGCTCGTTGTTCGTCCTTTGGTCACCAAGGGGCGGACTGGCTCTGCGAACCTTGACCAACGCATCGGGACCGACGTGTCTCGGCGCCTTGAGGAAAGGGCCGCCATGACAGAACACTTGCGCGCTTACAACAGTCTCTGGCAGGTCCGCAGCGACTCGTGGTGCCGGCTCGAGGAGGCCGCTGACCGGCTGACCCGCCCAACCACTACCGGAGATCTCAAAGACAAATGGGCGGGCGCCTGCCAGGAGCTCCTGGCACGCCTGAGCACCCTGGAGCCGTACTGGGCGTATCCGGGTGCACCCCAATTCGCGCGTATCCAAAGGCTTTTCGCGGCTGGCAGCTATGACAAGTTCGCGCAGGCGGTCGGGCAGATCAACCGGGCACTGACCACCGAGTCCTACCGCTCAGGGGACGTGGACAACGCCGGCGCTGACGAGCTGGACATGTTCCCTTCCGACCCGCGGCAACTCCTCGAGCATCAACCCGCGACGCAGCGCGACCGGCCGTATTTCGAGGTGCTCGTCGTGGAGAAGATGACCGAAGAGCAGGAGCGGGCGCTGCGCAACGAGGTTCGTAAATGGCGACGGCCCGACGACGAATTCGTCTACGAGCTGGTGGTGGTGTCCAGCGGGGATGAGGCCCTGATTGCGGCACGGCTGAACGTCAACCTGCAGGCGGTGGTGATCCGCCGGCGCTTTTCCCACCAATCGACCCGGGACCTCTCGGCGCTGTCAGAATTCGTCGACACCGCGGTGTCGGATGAGTTGAACGATCACCAGTCACCCGAAGAGCGCGCGCAGATCCTGGCGCTCTCGCTGGCGAAATTGCGGCCCGAACTGGACCTCTATTTGATGACCGAGATCGAGGTGGAAGACATCGCCGGGCGACTGGGCCAGTACTTCCGCCGGGTGTTCCACGCCCGCGAAGGCATGCTCGAGCTGCACCTGTCCATCCTGCAGGGCGTGGCCGCGCGCTACCGCACACCATTTTTCAGCGCCCTCAAGCAGTACAGCCACCGCCCGACAGGTGTCTTTCACGCGCTCCCGATTTCGCAGGGCAAGTCGATCGTCAACTCCCACTGGATCAAGGACATGGTGGGTTTCTACGGCCTGGACGTGTTCATGGCCGAGACATCGGCGACATGCGGTGGCCTGGACTCGTTGCTCGAGCCGACCGGCCCCCTGCGCGAGGCCCAACAACTCGCGTCGCAAGCCTACGGCTCGCGCCACACCTACTTCGTCACCAACGGAACGTCCACGGCGAACAAGGTTGTCACCCAAGCGCTGGTGGCACCGGGCGACATCGTGCTGCTCGACCGCAACTGTCATCAGTCGCATCACTACGGGATGATGCTGGCCGGCGCGAATGTCGTTTATTTGGACGCGTATCCGCTCAACGAGTACTCGATGTACGGCGCGGTGCCGTTGCGGGAGATCAAATCGAAGCTGCTGGCGCTGCGGCGCGCCGGCAAGCTCGACCGGGTCAAGATGATGTCGCTGACCAACTGCACCTTCGACGGGGTCGTCTACGACGTAGAGCGGGTCATGCAGGAGTGCCTCGCCATCAAGCCCGATCTGGTCTTCTTGTGGGACGAGGCGTGGTTCGCCTTCGCGCGGTTCCACCCTGTCTACCGCACCCGCACGGCGATGGCCTCCGCGCGGGCATTGCGCGAGCGGCTCCAGGATCCCGAGTACCTGAGCCGCTACGAGGAGCAACTGGCCGCCGAGTCCGCCGACCCACCCTCCGACGACGACCTCCTGGACCGTCGGCTGCTCCCGGATCCCGCCCGGGCCCGGGTACGGGTGTACGCGACCCAGTCGACGCACAAGACGCTCACCGCGCTGCGGCAGGGATCGATGATCCACGTCTTCGATCAAGATTTCGACCAGAAGGTCGCCGAGCCGTTCCACGAGGCCTACATGGCGCACACGTCGACGTCGCCCAACTACCAGATACTCGCGTCGCTGGATCTCGGCCGCCGTCAGGTGGCGCTGGAAGGCGTCGAACTGGTGCAGCGGCAGATCGAAAACGCAATGCAGCTACGCGATGCCATCGACAACCACCCACTGCTGAGCAAGTACATGCGCTGCCTGCGCACATCGGACCTGATCCCGGAGGAGTACCGGCCATCGGCTATCGCCCAGCCGCTGCGCTCCGGCCTGCGCAACATGATGGCGGCCTGGGGTCAAGACGAGTTCGTGCTGGATCCGTCCCGGATCACGTTGTTCATCGGGCTCACCGGCTATGACGGCGACACCTTCAAGCGTCAGCAGCTGATGGACCGCTACGGAATCCAGATCAACAAGACGTCGCGCAACAGCGTGTTGTTCATGACCAACATCGGCACCACCCGCAGCTCGGTTGCGTTCCTGGTGGAAGTGCTGGTGAACATCGCCCGCGAGCTGGATCAGAATATCTCCGAGATGAGCCTCGGAGAACGCGAGCATTTCGAGCGCGCGGTCTTTCGCCTCACCGAAATGTCCTTGCCGCTACCGAATTTCAGCGGATTTCATCCCGCATTCCGGGATCACAGCGGAACCGAACCGACGCCCGAGGGAGATGTGCGCCGCGGGTTCTACCTGTCCTACGACGACACCAACTGCGAATACCTCACCGGCGAGCAGGTCGTGGAGAAACTGGATGCGGGCGTCGACGTCGTGTCGGCGACCTACGTAACGCCCTACCCGCCGGGATTTCCGGTCCTGGTGCCCGGGCAGGTGTTCAGCCGGGAGATCCTGCAATTCATGCGGGATCTCGACACCCCCGAGATCCATGGCTATCTACCGGATTTCGGCTACCGCGTCTACACCGAGAAGGCCATCGAGATGGTCAGCCAGTCCGTCGGCCGGGCGTCCAACGGCGACCGCCTCGCGGACACCGCGCCCGCTCCCGCGTCAGGGAAGGCGCCGAAGAAAAAGTCGGCGAAGCGCGACAACCCCGACCGGGGCGGCAACCTCCCCGAGGTCGGGCACGACGAACTGCTGGGCCGACAGCAGCCCGGCGATGGCCTGACCGCGCCCGTCGCGCCAAGCGGAAACGGTGTCCCCGAGGTGGGGGCGGACGAACTCACCGGCGGGTAGCGGCCCGGCGCCGTGACCGCCCGGTGCGCGCGGCGCCGGCCGACAAGCGGGCGTCGACGATGCTCAGCGCGCGTTCGGCCCATCGAATGTTCTCCTCTTCAAACGAGATTCCACGCGTCAGCGTCAGGTACGGGCCAACTCGTTCGGCCTGGGCGAGGTAGTCCTCTTCGCTACGGCCGTCCAGCATTCGCGTCCGCAACCGTTCGTAGCGTTGCACTTTGGCGCTCGCCCAGTCCCGTCGTTCGCGAATGAATTCGCGGACGGCGTCGACGTCTCCGGCGTCGGCGGCCTGGACCTTGACCAGCAATTCATCACGGATGACCGACGGCTTCGGTGCTCTCGCCGTGAACTGCCGGATAGCATCACGGCCGGCGTCGGTCAGCGAGAACATGCGCTTGTTGGGCCGGCGTTCTTGCTGCACGATCCGGGCCTGGATGAGACCCTGCTCGGCGAGCCGGTCGAGTTCGCGATACAGCTGCTGCGGGGTGGCCGGCCAGAAGTTCGCGACCGAGGCATCGAAGTCTTTGGCCAGGTCGTACCCGGATGATTCGCCCTCGAGCAGGGCGGCCAACACCGCGTCACGCAGCGACATCGATCGATGCTACAACGATGCGATTATTCAACAAAGTGATTAATCGCACTCTGGACATCGGGTGGCGGGCGCCCTAGCGTCGATCCCACCTACTCAACTAGTTGACTATGCGAGGTCACCGATGCACCCGTTCCGCAAGGCCGTCGAGGAGCGCGACGAGAAGCGCATCCAGGCGATGCTGGCCGACACCGTGGTGTTCACCAGCCCGGTGGCGTTCAAGCCCTACGTCGGCAAGCCGATCACCGCCGCCATCCTGCGCGGCGTGTTACGCATCTTCGAGGACTTCCACTACATCCGCGAGATCCACGACCCGAGCGGGCGCGATCACGCCTTCGTATTCGAGACCGGGATAATCGGGGCGCCGGGGGTGAAGATCACCGGCTGCGACTTCCTGCACTTCGACGACGACGGTCGGATCGACGACTTCATGGTGATGGTGCGGCCCCTGTCAGGCGCGACAGCGCTTTCCGAGGCGATGGGTGCCCAGTTCGATCGCATCCAGCAGGAGGCGCTCGAATTGGCCAATCAATCCGGTAGCGCGTAGAAGTAATGACCATGCGGATTGGGCTGAGCATCAATTATGCGGGCGGGTTCAAGGACGTGGCCGCCGAAGTGGCCGACCTCGAGCGCGCCGGACTGGACATTGTCTTTGTCCCCGAGGCGTATTCGTTCGACGCGGTGAGCGCGCTGGGTTACCTGGCCGCGAGCACCGAACGCGTCGGGTTGGCCTCGGGCATCCTGCAGCTGTACACCCGGACCCCCACGCTGACCGCGATGACGGCGGCCGGCCTGGATTACGTCTCCGACGGCCGGTTCACCCTCGGCCTGGGCGCCTCCGGCCCGCAGGTCATCGAAGGCTTCCATGGTGTTCCCTACGATGCACCGATCGGCCGGACTCGCGAGGTCATCGAGATCTGTCGGCAGGTGTGGCGGCGCGAGACCGTGCAACATCAGGGCAAGCACTACACGATCCCGCTGCCCACCGACCGGGGAACCGGGCTGGGTAAGCCGCTCAAGCTGATCAATCAGCCTGTCCGCGAGCGCATTCCGGTGCTGGTGGCAGCGCTGGGGCCCAAGAACGTCGAACTGGCGGCCGAGATCGCCGAGGGCTGGCAGCCGATCTTCTATCTGCCAGAAAAGGCGCAGGACGTGTGGGGGGATGCTCTGGCCGCCGGCCGGGCCAAGCGCGACCCCGACCTGGGTGAGCTCGACATCTATGCCGGCCCCGTGCTGGCGATCGGTGAAAACGTGGAGCCGCTAAGGGAGTTCGTCAAACCGCACCTGGCGCTTTACATCGGTGGGATGGGCGCCAAGGGCAAGAATTTCTACCACGCCCTGGCCACAAAATACGGCTACGGCCCCCAAGCCGACCGGATTCAAGAGCTTTACCTGGCCGGTGACAAAGACGGCGCCGCCAAGGTGGTGCCCGACGATCTGGTGCGAGACGTCAACCTGATCGGTAGCCGCGAATTCGTCAAGGAACGCCTTGCGGCGTTCCGCGAGGCGGGGGTGACCACCCTCAACGTGGCGCCCATTGCGTCCACGACGGCTGAGCGGATCAAGCTGATCGAGACGCTGCGCCAATTGGTTTGATCGCCGCCGCTGAGCCCGGCCGATCACTCCTGCCGGTGACTGTCCCGTCGTAACCGCACCGCTCTGGCGACCGCCGTCACCGACGCCAGCGCCGCCATCACCGACAGGATCACGACCGAGGCCGCGGACCCGACGGTGGCCAGGAACAGCGGCAGCGCGAAGCCGATGTACGTAACGACGTAGAACACCCCGGTCAGCGCGCCGCGCAGGTGCGGCGGCGCGGCGGCCTCCAGGTCGATCAATCCTTCGCGCAGGCACAGCCCCGACGCGCAGCCGAGGGCAAGCAATAGCGGCAGGCCCAGCGCCGGGGTCAGCGTGGGCGGCGCGATCGCGGCGGTCGCGTAGCCGAGCGCGGCCAGCACCGCACCCGCCGTTCCGGCCTGCGGGCCCCACCGCAGCGCGCGGGCCAGTATCTGCACGACGCCGCTGACACCGTTGACGATCAGGGTGGCCGTGCCCGCCGCCATCGGGGCCGCGAGCGCCGTATGCAACCGGGTGGGGATGGTGACGAATCCCAGTGTCGCCGAGGCGTACACCCACGGCGCGAGCGGCATGGCCCAACTCAGGGCCCGGCTGAATCCGTTCACCGCCGGGGCCACCCGTACCGAGTCGTAGTGCGTCGCCGTTCCGGCCACGTCGGTGCGCCTTGCCGTGACCGCGACGGCCGACACTGCCAGCACGACGATGGCGGCGGCGACACCGAACGACACCCGGATGCCCGATCGTCCGGCCAACACGATGAACCCGCCGGCGAAGGGCCCGAGGGCGAAGCCGGCGGTCAGCACCGCTCCGGCGGTCGCGGCACTCGCGGAGCCTCTCAGATCCGAGGCCCATGCGGTGCACGAGCTGATGGCCAGGCCCACACCGATCCCGACGATCAGGCGACCCACCAGCAGAGCGCCCGTGTGCTGGGACAGCAGCATCACCGCCGTCCCCAACAGGGCGGCCGACGAGCCCGCGAGCGCCACCGGCCGGCGGCCGAGCGGGTCCGACGCGCGACCGCCCACGAGCAACCCGGGCAGCAGCCCCAGCGCGTAAATGCCGAAGATCCCGTCGAGCACGGCCGTGCTGAGGTGCTCGGTGTCGCTGATCACCGGCATCAACCCGACGAAGTGGTTGGCGACCCACCCCGTGGCCAGCAGCAGCGCCAACACGCTGACGAACAGCGCCTGGGTCCCCGCCGGCTCGCGTGTCGACCGGGCACCGCCACGGTGGCCGGTGCGCACATTCGGCGAGGTCACGGATCTCCTCTCCTCCCGAACTCAGAGTGCATGCGCGGCCGACCGACGATGGTAGAACGCGGTGTCACCTGGGCGGTTATTCCCGCTGGAGGCGATCACACCGCGTTAGACACCTCGATGTCACTTGAATTTCGCCGTCCAACGCGCGCCTGCAAACACGGCGAGCGCGGGTTCGGATGCCTCTTCGGGGTTTGAAATCAGGCGATTTGGTGTACTGGTACCACTACTCGCACCCAGGAAGGCAAATGATGAAGTACATTGCGGCAGCCACGATCGCGATCTCCGTCTTGCTGTCCAGCGCGTGTTCGGCCTCACAGGTCATCAACACCGGCGGCGACACGAAGTGCAAAGATTTCACGACGCAGGACGAGAAGAAGCAGAACGACGAAGTCAGCAAGATGCTCAAAGACAAGAGCGGTGCCGACCCGACCAATGTGGAGATTTCCGCAACGCGGCTCTCGGCGATGACGTACTGCCAGACGCTCGGCAAGCCCGACACCAAGATCTCCGAGGCGCCACACGGCTGACGGCCGCCGGGTCGCGCAGCCGGTTCCCGATTGGGAGCCGGGCCGGACGCAATCGCCAACGGCGTAGCCGGAATTCGCGGCGAGCGACGTGATGGTGGCCACTACTGCGCGACCCCGGGTGCAAATCTGCAGTTGGCCCGAGTTCATCGGGCGGACCAGGGCCGCGATTGAAATCATGACCACCTGAAAACCTTCCCGCCCTGTCGGGAGCTTCCTAGGCTGCGCGGGGTGATATCGACCAGCCCGGCGCCGGCACGTGTGTCACTTCGCGGCGTCAACCGCACGTTCGGAACGCACACCGTGCTGCACGACGTCGACGTCGAGATCGAGCCCGGCGAGGTCGTCGCACTGCTCGGGTCTTCGGGCAGCGGCAAATCGACGCTGCTGCGACTGATCGCCGGCCTGGACCTACCCACCGGTGGACGGATCGAGATCGATGGCGTATCCGTCCGGGGGATCGACCCGCGCTGCGCCGTGGTGTTCCAGGAACCCCGCCTACTGCCCTGGCGGTCGCTGTCGGCCAACGTCGAGTTCGGCCTGACACCGGGCAAAGTCCGGTCGAAAGGCTCTGCGGCAGTGCAGCATTGGCCGGACGTCGTCGGCTTGACCAAATTTCGCGATCATTATCCGCGGCAAGTGTCCGGGGGTATGGCGCAACGTGCGGGCCTGGCCCGGGCCCTGGCCCGGCGCCCCAGCGTTCTGCTGCTCGACGAGCCGCTGGCCGCCCTCGATGCGCTGACCCGCCTGCGCATGCAGGATCTGCTCGACACGGTGCAGCAAGAGGCCGGTACCACGACGGTGCTGGTGACGCACGACGTGGACGAGGCGGTGATTCTCGCCGACCGGGTGCTGATCCTGCGCGCCGAGGCGACCGGCGGCGCCCGCATCGTCGCGGAATTCGACATCCCGATTCCCAAGCCACGCGACCGCGGTGACCCGCGTGTATCACCGCGCTGCGCGACCAGCTGTTGGACGAACTCGGCGTCCCCCGACGCGGTGGTGCCACCGTGTCGTCCGTGATCGATGAGGAGGCGAAAACCTCGTGAAACGGCGGTATCTGACGACAATGGCGATGACCGCCGCAGTGGTCATCGCGGCGTCCGCCTGCTGTTCGAGCAACGGCACGGCGACGGCGAAGGACCTCCACCTGGACTACGCCTACTACAACCCGCTGAGCCTGGTCATCCGCGATCAGCACCTGCTCGAAAAGCAGGGTTACAACGTCACTTGGGTGCTGTCGCAGGGCAGTAACAAGGCCAATGAGGGACTACGGTCAAAGGCGCTGGACTTCGGCTCCACCGGCGGTTCCCCCGCCCTATTAGCGCGGGCCAACGGCACGCCGATCAAGACCGTCGACGTATATGCCAGGGGGAGTGGACGGCGCTGGTTGTCGCCAAGAACTCACCCATCAACTCCGTGGCTGATCTGAAGGGCAAAAAGGTCGCGGTCACCAAGGGGACCGACCCCTACTTCTTCCTGTTGCAATCGCTTGCGACAGCCGGGCTTTCGCCCGCTGACATCGAGATCGTCAACTTGCAGCACGCCGACGGCAAAACCGCACTGGAGCGCGGCGATGTCGACGCGTGGTCGGGGTTGGACCCGTTCATGGCCGAGACGATTCAGCAGCAGGGTTCCCGCATCATCTACCGCAACCCCGATTTCAATTCCGGCGGTGTCTTGAACGTGCGCGAGGACTTCATCACCGCCCATCCGGATTCCGTCCAGTTGGTGGCCAATACCTACGAGGAGGCCCGCAAGTGGGCAACGAAGCACCCGGCCGAGCTGGCGGCATTGCTGGCCTCGCAGGCGAAGGTACCGCTGAGCGTGGCGCAAGAGGAGTTGGGCCGAACGGCATTGGACATCTCACCGGTGCCGGACGATTCGCTGCGCGCGGTGCTGACCAGGGTGGTGCCGCTGGCCGTGGCGGACGGCGATATCAAATCCGAGGACGCCGGCCGCAGCGCACTGAGCACACTGTTCGAGCCGAAATTCGCTCAGCAAGCACACTGACGCCCAAGACCGGGCGGCTGGCTAAGTTGCCGCTCGTGCTGGTCGGGCTGATCGTCCCGGTACTGCTGCTGGTGATCTGGCAGCTTGCCACGGCGGTTACCGGTTTTTTCGCCGCCAGCCAGCTGCCGCCTCCCGCCGATGTGGTGTCCGCACTAAGCGGCCTACTTCGGCACGGCGAACTGTGGACACACCTCGAGGCCAGTGGTTCGCGGGTGTTGGTCGGCTACCTGGCCGGCGCCGGCGTCGCCCTGGTGCTGGGTTCACTGGTCGGCCTCTCGGTCACGGTGCGCAGGCTGCTGGCTCCCACCCTGGGCGCCTTCCGGACCGTGCCGTCCTTGGCGTGGGTGCCGTTGCTGCTCTTATGGTTTGGCATCGATGAGACGCCGAAGATCCTCATGGTGGCCATCGGCGCGTTCTTCCCGATCTATACGACGACGGCGTCGGCGCTTTCCCATGTCGACCCCCGTTTGCTGGAGGTCGGACGGGCCTATGGGCGGCACGGCGCCTCGCTGTTGGCGACGGTGATGTTGCCGGCCGCGGCGCCCGAGTTGGTCAACGGGCTGCGGCTGGGCCTGGCGAACGCGTGGCTTTTCGTGGTCGCGGCCGAGCTGATCGCGTCCTCGAAGGGACTCGGGTTTCTTCTCATCGACAGTCAAAACAGCGGCCGCACCGACGTGATGCTGCTGGCCATCGTGCTGTTGGCCGGGTTGGGCAAGCTCACCGACGGGGCCCTGGGCGCCGTCGAGACCCGGATCGTGCGGCGGCGCGGGTAGTTCCCACCAGCAGGCAAGCGGCGGTGAGCAACTGCCAGCCGGTGATCGAGTACACGCTGCCGCGTTCCCACGCGCCGTCGGGCAGCAGAAACGTCGTTGCCGTCGCCGATTTGATCATCAGCATGGCCAAGCACAACAGGCCAAGGGCCGCAATGGCTTTGGACAACCCGCGATACCGGCGCCAAGCGGCAAGCGGCCCGATGACGCCGGACCCCAGCAAGATCGCGGCGTTGCCCCCGGCAATGGCCAGCACAGCACCGGCAACGTGCACCGCGCCGCCGTGCACTGTCCCGATCACGATGTTGCCGACGGCGTTCGTGGCGACGGCGCCCAAAAACAGTCGGGCCCTTCGGTTGTCGGGAACCCCCACGATCAGCGATGCCCCCAGAAGGAACAGGATGCCCTGCAGATAGAACGCCGCATGCATCAAGTAGGCGCGGGGCGAGTAGATCGGACGGCCGTGAACCAGCGTGCCGCCGGGAAGGCCGAGGTCGCTGATGTAGTCGCGTGCATAGCTGTAGGCCGGCTCGAACGCCCCGGCGGCGATCGCCTCCAGGACCAGGTAACTCACGGCGGCCACCACCCACAGGGCTGCTCCCCGCGCGCTGGCCAGATTGTGTCGTTCCATTTTGGTGGACATGCTTTCACGTGGGGCCCGGCTAGCCGCACAATAGCGCGATGCGTGCAGTCCGGGAGATCCGAAGATTCGCGGCGGGTTCTCGTCGATGCCTGCTGGCCGCCACGCTGCTGGTTGCCCTCCTGGGATGCGGCGGCCCGGCACACAACCACGGTGTGCCGTCGTCGGGCGGGGTGTTCGCGGGCCCGATCCAGATCGGCAACGGACGGCACCTGTACCTCGAATGCCACGGAAAGGGCGGGCCCACAGTCATTTTGGAGTCCGGTTACCACAACTCAGCGGATCCGTGGAGTCACTCCGATGCCGCCGCGCCGGCCACGGGGCCGGCCGTGCTGCCGGCCCTGGCCGCCGACCACCGCGTCTGCGCCTACGACCGGCCCGGCACCCTGCGCTATCCCGATCCGCCCAGCATCACCGACCGCAGTTCGCCGGTCGCGATGCCCCGCACCGCGCAGGACGTTGTCCAGGATCTGCATGCGTTACTCGCCGCCGCCCATCTTCCGGGCCCGTACGTCCTGGTCGGGCACTCGCTGGGCGGGCTGTTCATCCGGCTGTACGCGCAGACCTATCCCGATCAGGTGCGGGCGCTGGCGTTCGTCGACGCCTTTCCGGTTGAGATACCGGGCCTGCTGGGCGTGGACTGGCCGACCTATCGCCAGGCGTTGGACCAGCCGCTGCCCCAGTTCGCGAACTCGCCTGGGTTTGAGGAGATCGACATCGAGAAGAGTGTCGCCCAGGTCGGCGCTGCCCCGGCGTTCCCACCCGTTCCCACCGTCGTGCTGACCAGGACCGAACCTTTCGCGATCGCGGGCACCGTCTCACCCGAGCAGGGCGCCAAGCTCGAGCGGGCGTGGCGAGAGGCCTCGGCGGATCTGATCGCGCTGCGGCCGCAGACACCGCACCTGATCGCGACCGGCAGCGACCACTTCATCCAGATCCACCAGCCCGATTTGGTGGCGGCCGGCGTGCGTCTGGCGACGCAACGGTCCGCCCCAACCCGGTGATTCGTAGCTGCGGCATACTCGGCCAATGACCGAAGCTAACGACGAATGAGCGTGACCATACTGCTGGCCGCGCTCGCTTCGGCCGAATTCGCCGGCCTCGTCGCCCTCGGAGTCCTGTTGATCGTGTCGCGACGGCAGCTCAATGGAGCACGCGCCGCGCTGGAGCGCAGCCGCCGTAGCAGTGGCCGGCGCCGACGGCGCCGCGGCGTCGCGCCCGTCGCGATCAGGACCGCATTCAAGACGGCCGATTCGCTACTGACGAAAGGCGTTGGCGCCACGGTTCGCAACTCGGTCGAAGACCTCGCCGGCTGGGCGCAGGTTGAACGGCCCGATCTCGCCCGCATCGCCGCCGACGGCGATGTCGTCATCGCCTTCTCCGACATCGAGAATTCGACCGCCAACAACGAGGCCCTGGGCGACCAAGGATGGGTGAAGGTGCTGGACAGGCACAACAAACTCATCCACAAATTCGTCGACAACCACAACGGCCACGTGGTGAAGAATCAAGGCGATGGATTCATGATGGCCTTCGCCGATCCTCGCCAAGCCGTGCTGTGCGGCATCGGCGTGCAACGCGCCCTCCTCGACAACCCGGACCGCTGGGAAGGCATCCGCGTCCGAATCGGCGTTCATGTCGGCCCGTCGGTCAGGCGCGGCGACGACTTGTTCGGGCGCCATGTCGCGATGGCGGCTCGCGTTGCCGGACAAGCCGAAGGCGGTGAGATTCTCGTCAGTGAGCCGGTGCGCGACGCGGTCGACGGCACACCCGATATCGAGCTGTGCGAACCGTACGAGGCCGAACTCAAAGGCCTACAGGGGACGCATAATCTCTATCCGGTCAAGGTGTCCGACTGACCGGACGTCGCTGCGCCTAGAAGAAGGTCCCGGCGTGCGGCGCTTCGGGCACCGCGAACAGTTGATCGGCCACGTCCAGCGTGGCCGTATCGTCAGCCCGGGCCAGCCCGGCGGCGGCGAGACTGCGCCAGCGCGTGCCGCCGAGCAGGGCGGCGCCCAGCCCCTCGATCCCGACGTGGACGTCGGCGCGGCGGGTCGTCGGTTCGGCGCCGTCGCCGGTGATGGTGAAGCTCGCTGAATTGCTGGGCAGCACTGGGTCATTCACCGCGATCGTGACGGTCCCGCCGCCGACGTAGGA
This window harbors:
- a CDS encoding adenylate/guanylate cyclase domain-containing protein; translation: MSVTILLAALASAEFAGLVALGVLLIVSRRQLNGARAALERSRRSSGRRRRRRGVAPVAIRTAFKTADSLLTKGVGATVRNSVEDLAGWAQVERPDLARIAADGDVVIAFSDIENSTANNEALGDQGWVKVLDRHNKLIHKFVDNHNGHVVKNQGDGFMMAFADPRQAVLCGIGVQRALLDNPDRWEGIRVRIGVHVGPSVRRGDDLFGRHVAMAARVAGQAEGGEILVSEPVRDAVDGTPDIELCEPYEAELKGLQGTHNLYPVKVSD